The Hemicordylus capensis ecotype Gifberg chromosome 6, rHemCap1.1.pri, whole genome shotgun sequence genome window below encodes:
- the LOC128330834 gene encoding olfactory receptor 2D2-like produces the protein MGAENVSSVTEFTFEGLTNDRSTQILLFIVILIIYLVTVAGNLVIILLVQVDSSLHTPMYFFLTNLSGLEICYVTSTVPQMLAHLLAGNGVISFTRCAAQMYFSLSLGCTECILLAAMAYDRYLAICRPLVYTVAMSRGQQWQLATASWAGGFLIAMVDVVSTLQLPFCGTNRINHFCCEVPMVLKLACGNIRVIEFVMFVVAALILLVPLSVILTSYGLILSSVLQMKSATGMRKALSTCTSHLVVVTLFYGTIISMYMKPQSGTAPDLDKKIAIFYIVVTPLLNPIIYTLRNKDTHRAVAKVLRRWGWVQKAEL, from the coding sequence ATGGGAGCTGAGAATGTCTCCTCTGTCACAGAGTTCACCTTCGAAGGACTCACCAATGATCGCAGCACACAGATCCTGCTCTTCATTGTAATCCTCATCATTTACTTGGTTACTGTGGCGGGGAACCTGGTGATCATCCTGCTGGTGCAGGTGGACTCCTCTCTCCACACACCCATGTACTTCTTTCTCACCAATCTTTCAGGTCTAGAAATTTGTTATGTCACCAGCACTGTGCCCCAGATGCTGGCTCACCTCCTGGCTGGGAACGGGGTCATCTCCTTCACCCGCTGTGCAGCCCAGATGTACTTTTCTTTGTCCCTGGGGTGCACTGAATGCATTCTGTTGGCTGCCATGGCCTATGACCGCTATTTGGCCATCTGCAggcccctggtctacactgtggCCATGAGCAGGGGGCAACAATGGCAGCTTGCCACTGCCTCTTGGGCAGGTGGGTTCCTCATTGCGATGGTAGACGTGGTCTCCACCCTTCAACTCCCATTCTGTGGGACCAACCGCATCAACCACTTCTGTTGTGAAGTGCCAATGGTGTTGAAACTTGCATGCGGCAACATCCGAGTTATAGAGTTTGTCATGTTTGTGGTGGCTGCACTAATCCTTCTGGTTCCCCTGTCTGTTATCCTGACCTCCTATGGGCTCATTTTGTCTTCTGTGCTGCAAATGAAGTCAGCCACTGGAATGAGGAAGGCCCTTTCCACATGTACCTCTCATTTGGTGGTTGTCACTTTATTCTATGGTACCATCATCTCTATGTATATGAAGCCACAATCAGGCACAGCTCCTGACCTTGACAAAAAAATTGCCATCTTTTACATTGTGGTCACCCCCTTGCTTAACCCTATCATTTACACCCTGAGGAACAAGGACACTCATAGGGCTGTGGCCAAGGTCCTGAGAAGATGGGGCTGGGTGCAAAAGGCTGAGCTTTGA
- the LOC128330833 gene encoding olfactory receptor 2D3-like has protein sequence MGAENLTTVKEFILVGLSSHRKIQILLFVIILITYLFTVVGNLVIILLVKADSRLHTPMYFFLTNLSGLEICYVTTIVPQVLAHLLTGHGVISFTHCAAQMYVALSLGSTEGILLGAMAYDRYLAICHPLLYAVAMHNSCQLLLASVSWAGGFLLSIINVGCTFRFPFCGPNRINHFFCEMPVVLQLACADIRVTEAVIFGAAVLILLVPLSVILTSYGLILSSVLRMKSAAGRSKAFSTCASHLMVVSLFYGTVITMYMRPRSGTTPDFEKRLAIFYIIVTPLLNPIIYTLRNKDIHGAAAKFLGRRGPGTKG, from the coding sequence ATGGGGGCTGAAAACCTCACCACTGTCAAAGAGTTCATCTTGGTGGGACTCTCCAGCCACCGGAAGATACAGATCCTGCTCTTTGTGATCATCCTCATCACCTATTTATTTACCGTGGTGGGGAATCTGGTGATCATCCTGCTGGTGAAGGCTGACTCCCGGCTCCACActcccatgtacttcttcctcaCCAACCTTTCAGGCCTAGAAATTTGTTATGTCACTACCATTGTGCCCCAGGTGTTGGCTCACCTTCTGACTGGGCACGGGGTCATCTCCTTCACCCATTGTGCAGCTCAGATGTATGTGGCATTGTCCTTGGGCAGCACCGAAGGTATTCTGCTGGGTGCCATGGCCTACGATCGCTACTTGGCCATCTGCCATCCTCTGCTCTATGCCGTTGCCATGCACAATTCATGCCAATTGCTCCTTGCCTCTGTTTCCTGGGCAGGTGGCTTCCTTCTCTCCATTATAAATGTGGGCTGCACCTTTCGCTTCCCCTTCTGCGGCCCTAACCGTATTAACCATTTCTTCTGTGAGATGCCAGTTGTGTTGCAACTCGCATGTGCCGACATCCGTGTTACTGAGGCGGTCATTTTTGGGGCGGCTGTCCTCATCCTGCTTGTTCCCCTGTCTGTTATCCTAACATCCTATGGGCTCATTCTGTCTTCTGTGTTGCGCATGAAGTCAGCGGCTGGAAGGAGCAAGGCCTTCTCCACATGTGCTTCCCACCTGATGGTCGTCTCCTTGTTCTATGGTACTGTCATCACAATGTACATGAGGCCCCGCTCAGGCACAACACCAGACTTTGAGAAGAGACTTGCCATCTTTTACATCATAGTCACCCCACTACTCAACCCTATTATTTACACTCTACGGAACAAGGACATACATGGGGCAGCAGCCAAGTTCCTGGGAAGACGGGGGCCTGGGACAAAAGGATGA